In Sparus aurata chromosome 24, fSpaAur1.1, whole genome shotgun sequence, the genomic stretch ATGCCATGTCTTCTTTACTGACCCGACTGGAGATGTTAAAGTCATTGCAATCAGCTGCTGCACAGTTTTTCCGCTTCATTCAGACATGGATAATATAAACCTGTCCTTGACTGGAGGACAAGATAATAATTCACTGACCAAATTTTAATTTAGGAATCTGGAAAAATGTGGCGTCTGTTCTGGTCGTCACCAAAACACTCCTCGCAGACACAGAACGATACATCATCATGACACTTAAATACGTTTTAGAATAGGTTTTCAGTCAGGTCATCAACAAAACACTCTCCACCCGAGGACTGTAGTTTTCTGAAACAGCTGCATGAGGCTGATATTCAGTCGGATTCAAGCTAAAGCTGCAACTGTCAATcaattttaaagattaaaacgttttttttttctgtttcttttctcctccatgAGGATAAACTGTATATCTtttggttgtggacaaaacaagacacgcAAGACGTCATCTTTGCCTAGAGGAGACACTGCTCGACATTTTCCACAATTTTCTATAGATTTAGAGAACAAGCAACTTATTGACAATGAAAcaaatcgttagttgcagcccttcCTGAGTCACAGATGTAGCAACTGTCTTCCTCCACCAAACTAAAACATTGTTTTGCATCATATTTACAGATTGCCTTCGTGATAAAGAACAGATTAAGTGCACAAGATGAGAGCAGGGCGTCTGCAAGTCCCTAAAAGGatgtaaaatgtcttaaatattAGGACTTAAAAGTGTGCAAGCTCTCCATTGTAACAAACAGCCTAATCTAATTTTTGTCAAATCGAGAATTTTTGGGTGAAAGCTCACATTTTTTATGTTACAAATCTTTACACCTGCCACTGAACCCGATACTGTCTTTTACCATGTCGGCAAAATGTGGATTAACCTTAACTCActataaaaaacatattaaacCAACGTctgcagaggacacacacaggaaacactgacatgtttacatttaactGCATTGCAGTCTTAAAAGTATTTAGAAATTCTCTTGAAAAGGTCTTCAAGGACTAAGTTTGTGTGTCCGATACTCACAGAGACTCTATAAAAGCGTTTTGTGTTTGCTCTCCTAATACCACGATAATCAAATAGGATGTCATTCATAATATGGGAATATTGAAGGGATGACTGTACGTACAGTACAATTGTACTGTACGTTGACAAAATATTCATTAGGAGCACTAGAGCACATAGAACAGGTGGGTATTTTTAGAAAATGAAATCACTTTACTGTAACGCAGCctttaaaagcacaaaaagacaacacttacaCCATGACAATGTAACGATATCCAACATCTGTGTAACTTGAGGTCTTTCCTTGTTTGTGTCCAAGGCGTGAGCGGCCTGTCCATGTCTCCGGCAGCATCCATGGCCAAGCTGCAACGGCAGCACCGGCCTCTGGGACGGACCCAGTCGGCCCCTTTGCCCCAGGGCAGCGCGGCGCAGGCCCACGCCCAGGCCCTggccctgcagcagctggtggtccagcagcagcaccagcagttCCTTGAGAAGCACAAGCAGCagttccagcagcagcagctccacatcAACAAGGTAAAGGGTGGAGTCACATGCtcattctccttcttcttctgtgtttgttttacttctcccgtgttttcttgtttgtcgtgcatcattattattgttatataacGTGTTATAAACAGTTTTCTCACTGTGCTGATGGAGGGGCCACAGATCTGACATCACATTCAAATCAACTGATAATTAATTAGGGCTATAAGGCAGCGTGGGCCAGCAGGAGCTGTAGTGTAGTTGTTTGTGTAGGCGGCAGCCACACAGTCTCACAGCCAGTAACTTGTGAGCTGTGGACGTGTGTGAAGTCCTTGATttcgtttttctttctttttctctctgttgtatttgtgtttgcgTGTGGGCGGAGGCAGGTACGGGTTAACACGTATAGCagagtatgtgtatgtgtgtgtgtttgcatccaCGTCTCTGTGACTGTGGCCGAGACAGTTGCCACGGACTGCGAGGTAACTGTGCgctgctgccatggcaacagagCGGAAGCACCCTGCCTTATATGGTCAGGGAGGAAGCGAGCAGCCGTCGCTCTGGATGGCTTTACCTATTCCAGCAGAGTACTCGCTGGAGGTGAGGTGGGTGGATGAAACAAGGgatttcctctcctcctcttcctccacctccacctcctcctcctcctcctccgcctccccctGCCCGActtgactctctctctctcactccctccatATGTTTCAGAGCTCTCCTGTGGCGGCTTTTCACACAAACATCTCTGTAACAGCCTCTGGCACACCAAGGAGTTTTGTCAGGACAGAAATGAAAATCTCCACttcaaacattgttttattctgcGGAATTAATCAGAATACAGGCAGCGAGGAGCTGTGTTTTATTCTAAAATGTATAACGTGACTAGTGGTGTCAGTTTACTCAATGAATTTCTTGCTTTTAAAAGGCAAGAATGAAAAACCATCTCTCGTTTCAACCCCTTATCTGTgaagatttgctgtttttctgtgttaatGCCGCTGGTATATCAATTAACATTTTGTGGAagatgttaatttgttttcatgccTGGAGTTAAATGAGCTCAGTAACATTTTACAGGTCCAAATCTTCAGGTTTTAGGCTTTTGGTCAACATTGTGGGAGTTGTgatgcatttttcattgtttgtctgCATTTTATAGACTTAAAGATTAACATACTAGTGAGAGGTTGACTTGAATTAAGTTGAAGTACATTTTCTCCTCAGTTTCAGTCAGCATTTCAGAACATAAACCACCCGATAATAGAGGACACCTCCATGGATTGTTGCTGCAGTCAGGTAGATAAACAGGAGGGAAGATACTCCCAAAAGTTCAAatgtaatctctgagctctcctctcaCTGGTTAACGACTCagaatcagagcagaatctgtgactcagtgtgtttattctTCTAGATGTTTTTCTCTGATAGTAAACAGAATATCTTTCGGTTTTGGGCTATTGGTCAAAAACAGTGGTTGGTCATTATTGAGTCTTTGAACCATATCTGCTATTTAAGCTAGATAAAAGGGAGGCTTCCGGGAAAGTGGAGCAGAGCGGTAGGGGTGACGGGGGTTGAGAAGAGGTGAtaactgggggggaaagagaatGATTGCTCAGATGTAAAGAAGACAAGAACAGAAGAGGGGTTGTTGAATGTAAGCTTGTGAATGCTCTGACGTTCATCTCTGTGCCATGGGACCCAAAAGCCTATAGCTctgggagacacacacacacacctgaagcTGTGACCCACTCTCGAGACTTCCAGCAAACACTCTCACATCATGGAGGCGAGCGCTCCGCCTTGAATGGCACTTTTTGAATAGTTCATGTCATTAAAAGTGAATGAACAGACAACCGAATCACTACTCGGTGAACAGCAGGCCCCAAAATGAGCCGATGAAAAGCGACACGACGGGGAGTGTGGAATGTCTCTGTTCGCCGAGACACAGTTTGCCCCGGAGTACAGTCGGCGGAGCGGCCACTCACATTCAATTAAAACGGAGCGGTTTGAAATGAGCGGGACACCAATCTGACTGAGTAATCCAAATTAAGCTTGTTAAAAGAAGAATGCTCCAGAGAAAGGAGTGATTTGCCAGGAATTTGATTCAGAGCAGACCGTCTGAATGCATCCTCACACGTCGGAGGGGATTTGTCACGTCCTGCTGTTTTATTGTGGAAAAAAATTCACATTATAACATaatcatcccccccccccccccgtgttCCCCACAGATGATGGCCAAGCCTAGCGAGTCCCCCGTTGGCCGTCAGCACCAGAGCCAcccggaggagacagaggaggagctgagggagcaCCAGGACGGAGGCGCCCTGCCGCCAGGGGTCACCATCAAGCAGGAGCCCCCCGACccgcaggagctgcaggaggaggcggCGATGCAGCAGCACAGGGAGCGGCAGGCGGAGCAGGAGCTGCTCTTcagacaggtagaggacagtgAAAAGTGAGACATGTGCCTGAATATTCGGCTGAAAAACAACGTGGGCTGAGAGAATCAATAGGAAGTCGGAGAATTGATTTAACTTGACTTGGCACTTATGTATTGAAGCTGTTCCCGGGGACGTCCCGGAGTGGTGTAAGTCaaataaacagacacagaaTTACATTTTGGGCTGTAGAGACGTTACTCTGTCTGTACTTAAAGGCTTGAATCGAAGCTGTATCATTTGTTTTGGCTGCCATCTTTTGGCCATAAGTTGCACCTGCAATAGAAAATGTCACAGCTAATTTTCTGCCTTTTAGTTgccaaacacatttacattttctccaAACAACTCATCATGACAACAGCAGGATACATCGTGTTTATGTGTttcctccgtgtgtgtgttggagcagcaggccctgttgttggagcagcagcgGATCCATCAGCTGAGAAACTATCAGGCCTCCATGGAGGCTGCCGGCTTGTCAATCTCCTTCCCGGGACACCGCCCCCTGTCCAGGGCCCAGTCGTCTCCGGCCTCAGCGTCCTCCTTCCCAATCAGCGTCCCCACTACTGATCCTCCCACCAAACCTCGCTTCACCACAGGTCAGCACCGCCACTACTGAGCTGTAGCTACTTCTGCTCATCGTCTTTGATGTTTTGCCTGTTTTCAACGTTGAATTTCACTTTTAAATACACTGGGGAGTGAAAAACAGATTCTTCCATCCAAAAAGCAGGTGAATTGGCCAAAGAATGGTGTAGTGGATCTGGCCTCCATCTGGTAGCAGTGGAGCTAATCTTGCCAAAACCTTTTTTCTCACCCACTTCTTCCTCTCAGACATCGGACTATTGAAACGTAATCTTAAAAACGATAAATAGCACTGAggagaaataaagacagaattAAGCTCCTACCCGCACTAGACTTGTGTATCTGCACTGAAGTTAACACCATGAAGACGCCACATAATGTGGCAGCTTTTTGTGTTCATGCTACAAAGATGAAGATATTTTTATAACAGTTTGGCCTACTTTACTCCCACTCGGCTCCAAACTGCATAGAAAATGTAAAAGGGAGAGTGAGAATATCTgtaaagtttgacattttgaaagaagtTTGACTCTTCATATTCATCAAACAGGGAGAAAGTTCCACTTCGGTCTTTTGTGCCTCTTTGGTGTCTTTAtgaacagaaaataataaaactggcaaCCCACTCTTAGCTGGAAATAGCAATGTTTatgcaacaacaataacattaacatttacttttatttgctCTCAATGTCTCTTAATCTCACAAAAGAAACCttacatttttttgtacattttctgttataaaTACTAATCTGACACATACTTTCCTGATAAATTGATGCtttttttggtttataaaacattGAATGTGCCGTCTTTAAATTGCTTGTTGCATCTTAGCAATTTGAAGAGagcccaaaacccaaagactcccCATTTACACCAACAGGAAACACAAGAAAAGTGGTGTAATCTCACATTTGAGACGCTGGAATAAGGGGATATTTGGCACATTGCTCATAAAAACAGCTCCTTATTTATTTCCTGTCATTTGGCTGATTGATTTCCATCCTGCAGTCGTTAATaagtgtgttactgtgtgtttccTCAGGCCTGGTGTACGACTCTCTCATGCAGAAGCACCAGTGTATGTGTGGAAACACCAACAGCCACCCGGAGCACGCCGGCCGGATCCAGAGCATCTGGTCTCGTCTGCAGGAGACCGGACTCAGAGCGCAGTGTGAGGTGAGTtatcagaagaagaaacactCCGCTGTGAACATCACACAAAGTTGTAAACTGCATATGATAGTTGtatccctctgtgtgtgtgtgtgtgtacgtgtagTGTATCCGTGGGAGGAAGGCCACGCTGGAAGAGCTGCAGACGGTTCACTCTGAAGCCCACGTCCTGCTGTATGGAACCAACCCTCTCCGACAGAAACTTGATTGtaagatctctctctctcacgcacacacacagcattagAACTGCTAATATTACGTTGTTAACTGTCTTTGATAAACTGTCTTTAATGTATATTTCCTGATCACCAGGTTCAATCACTCCCATGTTTGTACGGCTACCGTGTGGAGGAGTGGGGGTAAGTTACACACATTTATGTGTTTgctatttatttaataataacCTAGTAGTGTTTAAACATTAGAGTACATTATAAGTGTGTCATTGTGTGGAAAGACAAGGTGTCTTTCTTTGTATTGCACCTTTCACACTTCGACAATACACCAGGAGGGTTGCATTGAGAGTAAAGGAGCTGTCGACACCGAGAGcgataacaaaaacaataactcTAATGTGAGCGTCTACACTAAAGATTGATAACGTTCTGTAAACAGTGGCGCCAGGCGGTGTGCGCCAGCCGTGACGGCCACTTAGGGAAATTGATATGAATGAGAAATGACTGCTGTACGCtgcacaaagaaacaaacagaagagtTTCTTTTGCGCTCAGATACAACTCTAACCTGTAATCTTCCTTCGATTGTGGATCAAGCTTTAGCAAACTGTCTCTTGTGTTTGTAGGTGGACAGCGACACTATTTGGAACGAGGTCCACTCCTCCAGTGCGGCTCGTCTCGCTGTCGGCTCGGTGGTGGAGCTCGTTTTCAAAGTGGCTACCAGAGAGCTGAAGGTGACCGCGATCACACTCGtcttgcttttaaaaaaaataatgcacaaCCTTGACTAGTTTTGACTTCTCATCCCCTCTTTACGTTCCCAGTGTGTTAGTcgaaattacagtttttttgtgattgttcaCCTCTACGTGGAAACAGTGAGTGGTGATCAGTGCCGTGACTCAGACTCCTGtcacttctgtctctctctgcagaatGGTTTCGCTGTGGTCCGCCCTCCTGGACACCACGCGGAGGAAAGCACTCCCATGTAAGGCCACAGCCGTCACCACACTCAGCTAGGAACACTTAATCCATGCATATACAAATACCAGAATCAGAACAGGCTCATCTGGAATAGAAATAACATAAACCATTGAGCTAATCTACGCATAAAGTACAGGGTGAAggctgctttatttatttttcatgtcctcgtaacagtgtgttttgaaacacactgtaaaaacatgGAAATGCAGCAGGAAAGTGATTGAGCACGGCTGAatctcctccctcttttttctgctgtttcagGGGTTTCTGTTATTTCAACTCTGTGGCCATCGCAGCcaaactgctgcagcagagACTCAACGTCAACAAGATCCTCATCGTGGACTGGGTCAGTCTCACTCCATCTCTCTCATGTGACGCAGTTGTATTTATAGCATATCCTACATCTTAAAAGCCACACTGCACGCTATAATCatgtgtttactgtctgactgcAGGATGTTCACCACGGCAACGGCACCCAGCAGGCTTTCTACGACGACCCCAACGTCCTTTACCTGTCTATACATCGCTATGACGACGGCAACTTCTTCCCTGGAAGCGGAGCACCTGACGAGGTGAGCGCGTGTGACCTCATTTAGCTTACTTACCTTAATTTAGAGATGaataacaacaatgacaatgacTACACTCTCTGACTACTGCACTTTTTTAGTAACACACTGATGTTACATGTCTTTGTGAGTACTTTGATTTAAAGCTGCAATTAATGATAATTTTTCTCAAACAATGAAAGAGTCTGTCAGtcctttttttgtccaaaacccaacaatattcagtttataaaaatatgatgaagagaaaatacattgAATAATTATCCTCTCAGTGCTATTAACCTCAAATGCGTTATTGTATTActcttttaatttttaatgtaCTGGATTGTAAATTCACTCAATAATGTGACTAATAGAATAGACAttcagcagtgtttcccacataAAGATAACATTGAGTTGTGTTGAAGAACAAAGGGGAACTAAACAGCAAACTGATGTAAATTATGTATGAATGTGAGTCACAGATGTGCGTCTCTCTGCAGGTGGGCAGTGGGCCCGGAGTCGGGTTCAACGTCAACGTTGCCTTCACCGGAGGCCTCGATCCACCCATGGGAGACGTCGAGTACTTGGCTGCCTTCAGGTACAAAAAAACGTCACTAAATCACACGTAGACAAAACAGCTACCCAGAGAGAGAGGCCAGTTTGTCTTCACAGCTCCTTTACTTCCAGAGTTTTAGTACTCAATCTGACTTTTTAACGCCAGCATCATGCGAGTGTAGAAAATCTTGAAAACCATCGATATATGTGGCATCTCTgaagtgtttcatttgttattttattgGACAGAGACGTTATGTTGTCAAACATGTTAGTTTTGAGCTCAACTTCTTCctggaatataaaaaaaaataattattattttcatttctttctccaTTAACTGACCATTCATGTGGTAAAAAATGCTCATCTTAATTTTCACACGGCTCAAGGTGATGCTGTCAGATGTCTCGTTTTGTCCGACCAACCTTTGAAAACTCGaagatatttaatttattagctaataaaagcagcaaatgtcAAATCATGTCTGGTCATTTTGCTTCAAAAATGAAATACTTACTGATTAATTACTTGGTTGAGgtggtttaaaaaataaataatctcaCTTTGTGCTCTTCCACATTCACATTGAGACATTGTCCATTATTCCGTCTAATCTTTATACACCACATTTGCCCCCTCAGGTCAGTGGTGATGCCCATTGCCAACGAGTTCGCTCCAGACATCGTGCTGGTCTCTTCAGGCTTCGACGCTGTTGAGGGTCACCCTCCACCACTGGGCGGCTACACGCTGACGTCCAAGTGTGAGTACCAGATTATGTGAAGTTTCTTATCTCGCGCTCCCGCTGTCGACCGCACAAAACAAATAGTTTTGTGCCTGAGAAAGTTTAAAGTTGTTTCTTGGGGGGGAGACAAACGGCTCAAATGTTAATTAGATTCAATGCCgagtcatttacattaattcGCTTCCTCTCCTCAGGTTTCGGCTATCTGACCAAGCAGCTGATGACCCTCGCCGGAGGCCGGGTGGTCCTGGCTCTGGAGGGGGGTCACGACCTCACCGCCATCTGCGACGCCTCCGAGGCCTGCGTGGCCGCACTGCTCGGCCAGGAGGTAAGAAGGGGAACTTTGACAACACACAGGATCTGAATCCTAATtagtgaagaaagaaagaaggatgGGAAAAAGGTTGTCAGCCAGGTGCTTCAGAACTCTAGCACTGATTAACAGATTTAATTCATTTGAGTTACGTTTTAATCGGCTGCGTTTGCAATGaaatagaacaaaaaaagaaagagaaataatgCCATTTTGAAGGTAAAGCTTCACTAATCAATCAAAATGATCATTGCTTTCActataaaacatgaaaacagtagCTGAATTAGTTTTATGTTGATACATCTGACAAAGTGCGGTGAAATAGACTCATCAGGCATTAATAAGGTTTCATGTCAGCATGTCCTCCGTCTGGGATCCAGTGGGACTGAAATGAATCGATGTTACATGGTGCATTATTTCCTGGTCGTCCCTCTTGTGGTAGCTATCAGAACTGCAGCCTGTTTCCAGACTCCATGTTTacatgttctgtgtgtttgtttttgtcttgtgcaGCTGGACCCGCTGCCCAAGGCCGTCCTCGAGCAGAGGCCCAACGCCAATGCGGTCCGCTCTCTGGAGAAGGTTTTAGAGACTCACAGTGAGTTCATATTTAcatcatgtaaaaaaaagaactggTCACTTTTTGTCAGGTTGCTTCCACACAACTGGTACAAACTCTCTGatttctgtcctcctctccaggtAAGTACTGGCGCTCGGTGCACCGCTACTCACCACGGCTGGGACTCTCCCTGCTGGAGGCCAAACGAGGAGACTCGGAGGAGGCCGAGGCCGTCAGCGCCATGGCTTCTCTCTCCGTGGCTAACACCAACGCCATGGATCAAAGGTGAAGCATCCGAACCCACATCTACAGGATATTTTTACAGGCCTTTTTTCACATCTTCTCCCACTACTTTCTGTATCCTATAGTCCATCCTCTGCCTGAGGATTAATATCTGTGAATCTGTCTTCCAGGCCAGAAGAGGAAcccatggaggaggaggaaccaCTGTAACAGAGGGAACCACGAGGGTGTCACACTGTAAACCATTGACCTCTCCGGAGAACGCCTCTTTGAGCTGCGAAGAGTCTCGACTGACCCCTTCATTTAGTCCCCCTAACCCCACTCACCACGTCAGTCACCTTGATTGGCGGCCCCTCGGCTAAAACACGAGGGAGAGGGGGTGGGCTCAGCCTCAGAGTAGGGAGCCAATCAGGAGACGGAGGACTGAATTGGAAAAAAAGAATTAGACATACCGGCGTCGCTTGGCGGCGCTCGCTCAGAGacactcattttttttctgtcagtcttCGCACCCCTACGTTAGCCCACTGCGGCTAACCAAGTGACCAAGGCAGCAGCGGGCGAGTGTATTTGGAGTGTTGGGGCGAGCTCAGGTCTCGTCACGGAGAGGTGCGGAAACATAACGGTGCTTTACACAGCTGCCTTCTGACCACACACAGTATGGACACCAGGGACAGCAGATGTTCCCAGCTGTCAAACGCAGCGCgggagtttctttttttctcttttactcgACTATTTTTCCCgacgaaacaaaacaaagggcATCGCGGCAACTGAGATACTATTTTACAACGATGCGTTCACTGTGGCCGAAAAAAGTTTGAGTCGGCTTTTGCAAAGATTTGACGAGGAAGACTTGTCGCCTTGCCGGATGCAGCCTGTCGTTGTGAAGGTTGACGAGTGAGAGGAGTGCCTTGGTGAGGGGTCCGCTGGATTTCAGGATTGTTCAGGAAAAGATTGCCTTAAGTCTAAAAGATTTTTCTCGCTGAGGAGTCGgcgcgagggagggagggaaagagggagggagacggagagtTTCCCGCTCTCCTTTTtccgcgggggggggggggtgacgaACATAAAGCAAACAATCTTTCAGCATGTTTACTTGGAACGTGACGACGACAGCATTTATGTCTCGCACAGCCTCTCTCGAAGAGTTACTTTACTTTTGGATGGATCTATttttctgtaaaacaaaaacaaaaaaagagaaagaagacgCTTTGTAAAGGTAGTTGCCAGCTTcagtagagaaaaaaaacaacggtGCAAACATGGAGACGTTCAGACGAGGAAATTAGATTGAAAAACTCTCAAAAAAAGCCTTTGATGTAGCTTCCCTTTAACTGAAGTCATCGCTTTGTAAACACATGAAGCATGCATccgagcagagagagagaaccaggcgtttttttgtttttgcaagaTTCTTGAATGTTATCCAAAAGAGAAAAAGCCAAGCAAAGAAAAGCCAAAGCATGAGTTTGCATTTTTACAGTAGTACTTTTCACTCCTCTCGATAAAAACACTTCTCATCTTGGTCCTTTTTAGATAAAAAGGCTCAATGTTTACTGGTTTAACCCGTCACGGATCAAGCGAGCATTTCCGTGCTTTGGCCTCCCATGCTTTGCCGGTTGGCAGCTACCTTGGTTTTCGCTAGTGTGAGCTCAAACATTAGTCATGTATATTGAATTGAATATATTTTGAGAGGCAGTAATCGAGTATTGCCCCGGTTTGTATCTACATGTATGATTTCCAACATCGAGTTGTCAATTTTTTGCGATATCGACAAACTGTTGTTTGGTAAGCgtgtccactttttttttttttttttttttttttatcgtatAAGATTAtttttctaacttttttttttcatccatagatttttgttctgtgtttttatccGTTTTCTGGATAGTTATAGGGCTGCCGTTCACACAACTTAGTACTCGTGTCACTacttgttcaaaaactttctttctttcttgtatTTATCAGAAATAAGGAGCaactttcttcctttctttctttctttctttctacgGCTCTCTCGgcctttttctgcattttcatcAACTGTGTATTTATAACATGTACTTGTTTATAGGAGATTTGTATATGGAAAATTTATAAATGTACTCTAACTAATGACAGCTATGATATTGTGAGCGACAAACAGTATGGTGTACGATATTACTCCATGAactttaaagaagaagaagaagcagcataTTTAAACTTGTCATCGACTGCACTGTTTCGCCCTCGAGTGAAATCATTACACGGCACTGCAATTGACTTTTTCCCGATCACCCCCCACTCGGAGTGGTCGCTTTGATGCCCAATTGATGCGTTTTTCCTCCCGTGCATGGCTCCGTATGCACATTTCGACTGTGACAACACATCCAAAATGAGGTTTAGAGGCCGTTTTATGTAGCGAGCTGAGTTTACAGAGGGTCAAACGTGTcgaaaaatggaaatgttttggACGGAAAGCATCAGGCGATAATTTAAAGAATCTCTTTCTGAGCATGTGTTGCACTCTCACGACATCAGTGCCTCcttctcccctcccccccccgcTTTGACTTCAGCTGACCTGAAACCAGTCGGAGGTCAAATTACATTCAAATTgatccacattctgtcatctgctCTATCGACTATCATGTTCACTTTGAGTTGatatcattttttaaacttgTACAATTTGAGCTtaagttggtttttttttgttcatgtctGACAAACATTCCACTTGTTACATGTTCAATTTGGcttttttgtagttttattttgtagaaaaCTTTAATACTACTCTTTCGTTTTTTTGCCGTCTGCTCGCGCCAACTTTAACTCTTTGCATGGTTTGTGAGTCAGCATGCCTGCTTGTCTAtgtaacaaaaaatgtatttgcacaatagaagaagaaacactggaggacttaagaaaaaaaggaaaaatacttttaaaaaaaaacctccccgAGAGCAACCAGGCAGGACGggttttcttcctctctggtGTGCGAGCAATTCAGAAGACTTTGTCCAAATGAATCCACTGAGAAACATTTGATATTGTTCTTATTGAATATCGTTTCCGATAAGTGATTTTAAACATGATTCAGCACTTAACGACGTGTATATGGACTGTGCTAAAGAGAAACACGCTCTGCCAAAACCTCTGCTACATTCACACCTTATCAAAAGACTCTCCCAAAGAATGTTCCTCTTCTCAAAGATCTTTGAACAGGCGCTAGAAATCGACGGATATCGGTTTTGGGGGTTAAAAAAGGGCATCGTCGTTTATTGATTGTCACACCCACCTCGGCCAgttctacatatatatataaccacTGTGGCTCAAGAGCATTTCTCGGTTTACATgtaaatggataaaaaaaagttattttttgtttgttgtttgtctctATTGATGAAAAACTCTTTCTTTGGGACCTACGCTTTGGACATTTCATCTCTGACATCAtctataaaatatatttctgaaaaATACAAGAGACTTGTAatcgtgtgttttttttatcatgatgTAAATCTGTGTTTTAAAGGTCAACAGGAACCAATCTGGATGCAATCAATTCAGCAGTCAATCCTTGACAGGATGTCAGAATTTGAAATTATCTAACTGATGATGCAAAGTCAGATTATCAGTGGGACAGAACTCCTGAGGAggcttttcttctgtttttataatcaCCTTGTGGAAATGAAACACTCAAAGTCCATCCGAGTGTAAACAATCAATAGTGGTGGTTGGTGTTAA encodes the following:
- the LOC115577328 gene encoding histone deacetylase 4-like isoform X5, translated to MVDINSALPLRLPPAAIPMDLRVDHHQQQQQVSSMSPPGQQSSCPGQAGGVGASVREQQLQQELLTLKQKQQIQRQILIAEFQRQHEQLSRQHEAQLQEHIKQQQELLALKHQQELLEHQRKMENHRLEQELEKQQREQKLQLLKNKERGQESAVASTEVKMRLQEFVLNKKKALAQRSLNQGGHPNDAPYWYRKTQHSSLDQSSPPQTGVSTYNQPVLGVYNPRDDFPLRKTASEPNLKLRSRLKQKVSERRSSPLLRRRDSPITTAKKRSLDMADSACSSAPGSGPSSPNNSSNNIPNENGITVSVSNNTEASLAQRLCSSAERGSVNQLSLYTSPSLPNITLGLPATATATAASNVTSAQQDVGLQPALSLSPPFLSGGHLTPYLTEAGAGTGGHGAHSPLLQHMVLMEQSPAQSPLVTGVSGLSMSPAASMAKLQRQHRPLGRTQSAPLPQGSAAQAHAQALALQQLVVQQQHQQFLEKHKQQFQQQQLHINKMMAKPSESPVGRQHQSHPEETEEELREHQDGGALPPGVTIKQEPPDPQELQEEAAMQQHRERQAEQELLFRQQALLLEQQRIHQLRNYQASMEAAGLSISFPGHRPLSRAQSSPASASSFPISVPTTDPPTKPRFTTGLVYDSLMQKHQCMCGNTNSHPEHAGRIQSIWSRLQETGLRAQCECIRGRKATLEELQTVHSEAHVLLYGTNPLRQKLDCSITPMFVRLPCGGVGVDSDTIWNEVHSSSAARLAVGSVVELVFKVATRELKNGFAVVRPPGHHAEESTPMGFCYFNSVAIAAKLLQQRLNVNKILIVDWDVHHGNGTQQAFYDDPNVLYLSIHRYDDGNFFPGSGAPDEVGSGPGVGFNVNVAFTGGLDPPMGDVEYLAAFRSVVMPIANEFAPDIVLVSSGFDAVEGHPPPLGGYTLTSKCFGYLTKQLMTLAGGRVVLALEGGHDLTAICDASEACVAALLGQELDPLPKAVLEQRPNANAVRSLEKVLETHSKYWRSVHRYSPRLGLSLLEAKRGDSEEAEAVSAMASLSVANTNAMDQRPEEEPMEEEEPL